CCTGCTACCTTGTTACCCTGCTACCTTGTTACCCTGCTACCTTGTTACCCTGTTCAATACTCATCCTCTGCCCAGCCGTGCTCGCCAATAAGGGGCACAAAGGCTACCGGGGCTAATCTTTCCCGCACAATTTCATCGCCCTTCCATTGTAAGCGGATCAACTCTTGTTGCCATTTAGGGCCAATCGGCGCAACCAGCCTGCCCCCATCTTTCAGTTGGTCAATCAGGGGCGGGGGAATATCCGGCGCGGCGGCAGTGGCAATAATGGCGTCGTAGGGGCTGTGTTCCGGCCAACCATAACCGCCGTCGCCAACTTTTATGGCCACGTTGTGAATATCAAGCTCATGCAAGAGGCGTTGCGCCCTTTTGGCCAGCGCCTCAATGCGTTCTATGCTGTACACCCTGGCCGCCAACCGGCTCAAAATAGCGGTCTGGTAGCCGGAGCCGGTGCCAACTTCCAAAACCACGGCCCGGCCATCTTCCGGCAGCAATAACTCCTGGGTCATAAAAGCCACAATGTAGGGCTGGGAAATCGTCTGGCCATAGCCAATGGCCAGGGGACTATCTCTATAAGCCGCATCCTGTAAATCTTCGTCAACAAAAAGATGACGGGGAATCTGGCCCATCACGGTTAAAACCCGGGGGTCGGTGATGGAGCGGGCGGCCAATTGCTTTTTGACCATCAAGGCCCGGGCCTCATCTGGCTCAAGGTGTCTATTGAACATAAATCGCTTGCCTCTCCTGTATATTAAATCACACTCTACGCCGAATAGCAAGGCAGGTAAACTCTTCTCAAGCAAACGTCCAAAATGTAAGAAATCTGTAAGAATTCCTTAAGTAACTTGTAAGGATTTTTGGTCATACTGAACCCAGTTTGATGAATTAACCCTTCGGTGACAGTTACTCTTTAGGTGATTGTCACCAAACATTAGTATGAATAAGGAGGCAATTATGTTTGGAAAAATCTTGAGAATATGGTTATTGGCTGTAGTCATTGGGGTGTTTGTTGGCGCTTGTGCCGGGACAAACTCGCCCACAACCGTTGAGCAGCCTGCTGCGGCTGGTGAATCAATGGCCGAAACCGATGAGGCAATGATGGCAAAAGAAGAAGCGGCCGACGAAATGATGATGGAAGAAAAGCCAGCCGGCGATGAAGCGATGATGGTTGAAAAAGATACTTCAGCCGATGAGATGATGTCTGAAGAGATGATGTCTGATGATGACACAACCGGCGAAACCGCTATGTCGGAACATAGCGAGGGGGCTATGGCCACAGAAGAAGCGATGGACGAAATGATGGGTCAGGACGAGGCTGAAGAGCAGGAGATGATGGGGCCGGCCTGGTTCAAGGCCGAACTGACCAACGTCAATACCGGCGAAACGTTCAGCATGGCTGATCTGCAAGATAAGGTGGTGCTGGTAGAAACACTGGCCGTTTGGTGCAGCAATTGTTTGAAACAGCAGCAAGAGGTAGCCGCTCTTCACCAGCTAGTGGGCGAGCGCGATGATTTTGTGAGCGTGGGGGTGGATATTGACCTCAATGAAGATGCGGCCAAGCTGAAGGCGCATACGGATAAGAACGGCTTTGACTGGATTTACGTGGTGGCCTCGCCTGAAGTGGCCCGCGAGATTGGCCAACTATATGGCCCTCAATTTCTGAACCCACCGGCCACGCCCATGCTGATCATTGATCGCCAGGGTGAAGCGCATCCCCTGCCTTTTGGCATCAAGGACGCGCAAACGCTAAAAGAAGCGTTAGAGCCTTTTTTGAATGAAGGATAACCGCAATGGACCTTAACGCCATCGTTACTTCTATCTCTTTGGGGCTGTTGGCTACCACCAGCCCCTGCGTTTTGCCGCTCTATCCTGGCTACCTGGCTTATTTGAGCGGGGGACAAACGGCGGTGTCCGGCCGCCAGTACGGGCGTTATTTTTTGGGTTTTTTTGTGCTGGCGGGCGTGCTGGCGATGATGTTAGCCCTGGGTTTTGTTATTGCCGCGCTGTCGCTTTCGGTGGGGCAGGCGCTCTCGGTGGTGATTCCCCTGGCCGACTTTTTGATCATTGCCCTGGGCGTTCTGCTGCTGCTCAATTATAACCCGTTCAAAAAATTGCCGCAGTTGCAGGTGCCGGTTCTTTCGCATCCGTATATCAATGCTTTTGTGTACGGTTTGTTGTATGGCCCCATCGCTCTGCCTTGCTCCGGGCCGCTGGTGGTGGGCATTTTTGCTCTATCGCTCTCGGTGGGTGAAGCGGTTGGCCAACTGT
This region of Anaerolineae bacterium genomic DNA includes:
- a CDS encoding protein-L-isoaspartate(D-aspartate) O-methyltransferase — encoded protein: MFNRHLEPDEARALMVKKQLAARSITDPRVLTVMGQIPRHLFVDEDLQDAAYRDSPLAIGYGQTISQPYIVAFMTQELLLPEDGRAVVLEVGTGSGYQTAILSRLAARVYSIERIEALAKRAQRLLHELDIHNVAIKVGDGGYGWPEHSPYDAIIATAAAPDIPPPLIDQLKDGGRLVAPIGPKWQQELIRLQWKGDEIVRERLAPVAFVPLIGEHGWAEDEY